A region of Streptomyces sp. WMMC500 DNA encodes the following proteins:
- a CDS encoding P-loop NTPase fold protein translates to MAAQPPLGAPTFASLGGRTLALVNDEPVAVPRDDILGTGLAAAQLARLLYASRASTPFTLAVDAGWGMGKSSLMRLVDARLQAQPEVETVWYNAWTSTGADALEGLVKSVLVRFERRTLKRALARVSRGRAVVRGVRAVTTALGGAVGAAGLVDELWTSWDAGPEARNGMREDIERMAREWAANAPRRLLVVFIDDLDRCSEETVLAVCEALKVYLDVPGLVFVVGCDRSALGPSGLLRDLSPAGSAFMEKIFQTSYRIPIADSKGVGRYVEWCAGAAGIQGILDEELKKLLVERSGRNPRRIKRLVNGFVLEATLNPVWSGFPPESVIRTLLLQYFYPEFYRMMTGAAGAPGGDVVQEFTTYRRVRRRLLSPVPPGTPEVAAPELATFTEIGGFFEEYDLSAPMPEQDGAQALEQLERRLPIGFPEHADDPGFTSLLADLLALPDAERLLVLLREGAPAALEAPSYAQPPSYTQPPVTTPPYGVPVPDARPAPFPEPATPAQSQPYRPPSPARLSPPAQAPSQPSPSHPVPVSSAPPWETGAAPQPSSLALVGMRILWVDDHPENNTSFVHRLRSEGAGVTTVRSREEAERAMAVGRFDLLISDITRGTDQTAGLGDLRSWRASGTYTGRAVFFSSRITPERRDAAAKLGAYVVNSGDALLVRVMAAATALTADRAPGPSAPAPPRSADPPG, encoded by the coding sequence ATGGCGGCCCAACCTCCCCTCGGCGCACCGACGTTCGCCTCCCTCGGCGGCCGCACGCTCGCGCTCGTCAACGACGAGCCCGTGGCCGTGCCCCGCGACGACATTCTCGGCACCGGCCTGGCCGCCGCGCAGCTCGCCCGGCTGCTGTACGCCTCCCGCGCCTCGACGCCGTTCACGCTCGCCGTCGACGCCGGCTGGGGGATGGGCAAGTCCAGCCTGATGCGGCTGGTCGACGCCAGGCTGCAGGCCCAGCCGGAGGTGGAGACGGTCTGGTACAACGCCTGGACCTCCACCGGCGCCGACGCCCTCGAAGGGCTGGTCAAGTCGGTGCTCGTACGCTTCGAGCGGCGCACGCTCAAGCGCGCGCTGGCGCGCGTCTCCCGGGGACGCGCGGTGGTGCGGGGCGTACGCGCCGTGACCACGGCGCTCGGCGGGGCGGTCGGCGCGGCCGGGCTCGTCGACGAGCTGTGGACGAGCTGGGACGCGGGGCCCGAGGCGCGCAACGGGATGCGCGAGGACATCGAGCGCATGGCCCGGGAGTGGGCCGCGAACGCGCCGCGGCGGCTGCTGGTGGTCTTCATCGACGACCTCGACCGCTGCTCGGAGGAGACGGTCCTCGCCGTCTGCGAGGCCCTGAAGGTCTACCTCGACGTGCCCGGCCTCGTCTTCGTCGTCGGCTGCGACCGCTCCGCGCTCGGCCCCAGCGGGCTGCTGCGCGACCTGTCGCCGGCGGGGTCGGCCTTCATGGAGAAGATCTTCCAGACCAGCTACCGCATTCCGATCGCGGACAGCAAGGGCGTCGGCCGGTACGTCGAGTGGTGCGCGGGCGCCGCCGGCATCCAGGGCATCCTCGACGAGGAGCTGAAGAAGCTGCTCGTCGAGCGGTCGGGGCGGAATCCGCGGCGGATCAAGCGGCTGGTGAACGGCTTCGTCCTGGAGGCCACCCTGAACCCGGTGTGGTCCGGCTTCCCGCCCGAGTCGGTCATCAGGACGCTGCTGCTGCAGTACTTCTATCCGGAGTTCTACCGGATGATGACGGGTGCGGCCGGCGCCCCGGGCGGTGACGTGGTCCAGGAGTTCACGACGTACCGCCGGGTACGCCGCAGGCTGCTGTCGCCGGTGCCGCCGGGTACGCCGGAGGTGGCGGCGCCCGAGCTCGCCACGTTCACGGAGATCGGCGGCTTCTTCGAGGAGTACGACCTGTCCGCGCCGATGCCGGAGCAGGACGGGGCGCAGGCGCTGGAGCAACTGGAGCGGCGGCTGCCCATCGGCTTTCCCGAGCATGCGGACGACCCGGGGTTCACGTCCTTGCTGGCGGACCTGCTCGCGCTGCCGGACGCGGAGCGGCTGCTGGTGCTGCTGCGCGAGGGGGCGCCGGCGGCGCTGGAGGCGCCGAGCTATGCGCAGCCGCCGAGCTATACGCAACCGCCGGTGACGACCCCTCCGTACGGGGTGCCCGTGCCGGACGCGCGTCCGGCGCCGTTCCCGGAGCCCGCCACGCCGGCCCAGAGCCAGCCGTACCGTCCGCCGTCCCCGGCCCGGCTGTCGCCCCCTGCGCAGGCCCCGTCCCAGCCCTCGCCGTCCCACCCCGTCCCCGTCTCCTCTGCGCCCCCGTGGGAGACCGGCGCCGCCCCGCAACCGTCCTCGCTCGCGCTGGTGGGCATGCGGATCCTGTGGGTCGACGACCATCCTGAGAACAACACCTCCTTCGTCCACCGGCTGCGCAGCGAGGGCGCCGGGGTCACCACCGTGCGCAGCCGCGAGGAGGCCGAGCGGGCGATGGCCGTCGGCCGGTTCGACCTGCTGATCTCCGACATCACCCGCGGCACCGACCAGACTGCGGGACTGGGCGACCTGCGGTCCTGGCGCGCCTCGGGGACGTACACGGGACGCGCCGTGTTCTTCTCCAGCCGGATCACCCCCGAGCGCCGGGACGCCGCGGCCAAGCTGGGTGCCTACGTCGTCAACAGTGGAGACGCGCTGCTGGTCCGCGTCATGGCGGCCGCCACGGCCCTCACCGCCGACCGCGCCCCCGGACCGTCCGCCCCGGCACCGCCGCGGTCCGCCGACCCTCCCGGATGA
- a CDS encoding pyridoxal phosphate-dependent aminotransferase: MQVIQSTKLANVCYDIRGPVLEEAMRREAAGHQILKLNIGNPAPFGFECPPEILEDLLRTAGSAHGYGDSKGILPARRAVMQHYQTKGIDLDVEDVFLGNGVSELIQMSMQALLNDGDEVLIPAPDYPLWTASVSLAGGTPVHYRCDEQADWMPDLDDIERRITDRTRALVVINPNNPTGAVYDAELMRGLADIARRHGLVLCSDEIYDKILYDDAAHAPTATYAPDLLVLTFNGLSKAYRVAGYRSGWLAVCGPKKDARSYLEGLTILANMRLCANVPAQHVVATALGGRQSIKDLVLPGGRLLVQRDTAYELLTQIPGVTCVKPKGALYAFPRMDPKVHKIKDDARFVLDLLRAENILLVQGTGFNWPRPDHFRIVTLLEKDGLTDAITRIGTFLDGYRQR; this comes from the coding sequence ATGCAGGTGATCCAGTCAACGAAGCTCGCCAACGTCTGCTACGACATCCGGGGCCCCGTGCTCGAAGAGGCGATGCGGCGCGAGGCGGCAGGTCACCAGATCCTCAAGCTCAACATCGGCAACCCGGCCCCGTTCGGCTTCGAGTGCCCGCCGGAGATCCTGGAGGACCTCCTCCGGACGGCCGGCAGCGCCCACGGGTACGGCGACTCCAAGGGCATCCTGCCCGCGCGCCGCGCCGTGATGCAGCACTACCAGACCAAGGGCATCGACCTCGACGTCGAGGACGTCTTCCTCGGCAACGGCGTGTCCGAGCTGATCCAGATGTCCATGCAGGCCCTCCTCAACGACGGCGACGAGGTCCTGATCCCGGCCCCGGACTACCCGCTGTGGACGGCCTCGGTCTCCCTGGCCGGCGGCACCCCGGTGCACTACCGCTGCGACGAGCAGGCCGACTGGATGCCCGACCTCGACGACATCGAGCGCCGCATCACGGACCGCACCCGCGCGCTGGTCGTCATCAACCCGAACAACCCCACCGGCGCCGTCTACGACGCGGAGCTGATGCGGGGCCTCGCCGACATCGCCCGCCGCCACGGCCTGGTCCTGTGCTCCGACGAGATCTACGACAAGATCCTCTACGACGACGCCGCCCACGCCCCCACCGCCACCTACGCCCCCGACCTGCTGGTCCTCACCTTCAACGGCCTCTCCAAGGCGTACCGCGTGGCCGGCTACCGCAGCGGCTGGCTGGCCGTCTGCGGCCCGAAGAAGGACGCCCGCAGCTACCTGGAGGGCCTGACGATCCTGGCGAACATGCGCCTGTGCGCCAACGTCCCCGCCCAGCACGTCGTCGCCACCGCCCTCGGCGGCCGTCAGTCGATCAAGGACCTGGTCCTCCCGGGCGGCCGGCTCCTCGTGCAGCGCGACACGGCGTACGAGCTGCTCACCCAGATCCCGGGCGTGACCTGCGTCAAGCCCAAGGGCGCCCTCTACGCCTTCCCCCGCATGGACCCCAAGGTCCACAAGATCAAGGACGACGCCCGCTTCGTCCTCGACCTCCTGCGCGCGGAGAACATCCTCCTGGTCCAGGGCACCGGCTTCAACTGGCCCCGCCCGGACCATTTCCGCATCGTCACGCTCCTCGAAAAGGACGGCCTGACGGACGCGATCACCCGCATCGGCACCTTCCTGGACGGCTACCGCCAGCGGTAG
- a CDS encoding SigE family RNA polymerase sigma factor — protein sequence MDEQTFDAFYAASVGRLIGQLYAMTGDRAEAQDVVQEAFVRAWEHRAQLDKDGAPEAWVRTVAWRLAVSRWRRVRTALTFARRQGPPADVPPPDTHHVLLVQALRQIPAAQRRAIVLHHLCDLEVKQVAVETNCAVGTVKARLSRGRAALARILADTELDPRVGRVADEADRADRVAEVERG from the coding sequence ATGGACGAGCAGACGTTCGATGCCTTCTACGCCGCGAGCGTGGGGCGGCTCATCGGCCAGTTGTACGCCATGACCGGCGACCGTGCCGAGGCGCAGGACGTGGTCCAGGAGGCCTTCGTACGCGCCTGGGAGCACCGGGCCCAACTGGACAAGGACGGCGCTCCCGAGGCGTGGGTGCGTACCGTGGCCTGGCGGCTGGCGGTCAGCCGGTGGCGGCGGGTGCGCACCGCGCTCACCTTCGCGCGACGCCAGGGCCCGCCCGCGGACGTACCGCCGCCGGACACCCACCATGTGCTGCTGGTGCAGGCGTTGCGGCAGATCCCCGCGGCGCAGCGGCGGGCCATCGTGCTCCACCACCTGTGCGACCTGGAGGTGAAACAGGTGGCGGTGGAGACCAACTGCGCCGTCGGCACGGTCAAGGCACGTCTGAGCCGCGGACGGGCCGCGCTGGCGCGGATCCTGGCCGACACGGAGCTGGATCCGCGGGTCGGCCGGGTTGCGGACGAAGCGGACCGGGCGGACCGGGTTGCGGAGGTGGAGCGTGGCTGA